The following coding sequences are from one Pigmentibacter sp. JX0631 window:
- a CDS encoding TIM-barrel domain-containing protein: protein MKINNYKFVLTAGVAFFILSFNYNFAFARKKLNLENSSTQFYSNNNYLVVEAYSDDIIHIELGKGDKNSIKLPLYTTPMISSSTLFRGPEKFQKTSNSVETNSLAIKINSDLCISFFNKKLSYSLANICPENLDQPTKDIYIQSDQNRNAYGLGQYFYDPNYANGDWIGRKWEPGEFGNSFIGFAGGANSKIQFPILYALGNDKQNYAIFIDNQYKMSWDFTNTSKWKVSMWGDQIRYFIIAGKNLEELRQKYLSLTGNPLVPPKKMLGLWISEYGYHNWDEVNVKLDHLRKNNFPVDGFALDLYWFGGTKGMGTVSFDPYSFPNAAQNVKKYKEQGVEFIPIQESYISENALAPSENKTDYSELQRQCFLVRKNNTNCTPVYFKDTWWGSGGMIDWTNPQAGDYWFAKKEVPLIQMGINQFWLDLNEPEMYDSNAYYYGLNINGVLKNRHADVANLYAFKWIESIYRGYLTKASDPKFQTRPIFISRAGAPGMQRFGAGMWSGDIGANLGAIKAHINNQMNVSLSGIDFYSADTGGFHRNAFDGNDIQKLYTMWFANAAHFDFPIRPHTWMGETDNSETTPSLIGDFNSNKENLLQRYSLSPYYYSLFYRAYLYGEAVIPPLVSEFQDDLMARANSSEKLIGKFLLASSVYQYNDPIRKDIYLPAGRWLNYHTLDEVTATGKTFLNFPTYIDSKFKVPLFIREGAIIPQMLVDDKTLNISGLRKDFSQNNDLILKIFPSENPTSFVLYEDDGESIDYKSSKFSQTVISQKKNSNLTSIVINPTKGSYNGFVANRNISIELALPSEEINSVFFANNKVPVCTNNKNNCWIKSSRNSYSIYLSNITKNNKTELTVSSSKINEKYTQYSFSCLNAQTNIGESIYIVGNIPELGNWNIENAIKLNPVDYPNWNVYLPNIPSNTKNIEWKCVKKKDNKILQWQQGTNNSFQSTDKGYGGSLTANF, encoded by the coding sequence ATGAAAATAAATAACTATAAATTTGTGCTAACTGCTGGTGTTGCATTTTTTATTCTATCGTTTAATTATAATTTTGCATTTGCCAGAAAAAAATTAAATTTAGAAAATTCATCAACACAATTTTACTCAAATAATAACTACTTAGTCGTCGAAGCTTATTCCGATGATATTATTCATATTGAACTAGGAAAAGGTGACAAAAATAGTATAAAACTACCCTTATACACTACACCAATGATTTCAAGTTCAACTCTTTTTAGAGGTCCTGAAAAATTTCAAAAAACAAGTAACAGTGTAGAAACTAATAGCTTAGCAATAAAAATAAATTCTGATCTTTGCATTAGTTTTTTTAATAAGAAATTGTCTTACTCTCTTGCAAATATATGTCCTGAAAATTTAGATCAACCAACGAAAGATATTTATATTCAATCTGATCAAAATAGAAATGCTTATGGTTTAGGGCAATATTTTTATGATCCAAATTATGCAAATGGTGACTGGATTGGTAGAAAATGGGAGCCGGGTGAATTTGGAAACTCGTTTATAGGTTTTGCAGGTGGAGCCAATTCAAAAATTCAATTTCCTATACTTTACGCTCTAGGTAACGACAAACAAAATTATGCGATATTTATAGATAATCAATATAAAATGAGTTGGGATTTTACTAATACTTCTAAATGGAAAGTTTCGATGTGGGGGGATCAAATTCGTTACTTTATTATCGCTGGAAAAAATTTAGAAGAATTAAGACAAAAATACTTATCTCTTACTGGTAATCCTTTAGTGCCTCCAAAGAAAATGTTAGGTTTATGGATTAGCGAATACGGATATCATAATTGGGATGAAGTAAACGTAAAACTAGATCATTTACGAAAAAATAACTTTCCGGTAGATGGTTTCGCATTAGATTTATATTGGTTTGGCGGAACAAAAGGCATGGGCACTGTTTCCTTTGATCCATATTCATTTCCAAATGCAGCACAAAATGTAAAAAAATACAAAGAGCAAGGGGTAGAATTTATTCCAATACAGGAATCGTATATTTCTGAAAACGCGTTAGCTCCAAGTGAAAATAAAACCGATTATTCTGAATTACAAAGACAATGTTTTTTAGTTAGAAAAAATAATACAAATTGCACTCCCGTATATTTTAAAGATACTTGGTGGGGAAGTGGAGGAATGATTGATTGGACAAATCCCCAAGCAGGTGATTACTGGTTTGCCAAAAAAGAAGTTCCTTTAATTCAGATGGGAATTAATCAATTTTGGTTAGATTTAAATGAACCTGAAATGTACGATTCAAATGCCTATTACTATGGTTTAAATATTAATGGAGTGCTAAAAAATAGACATGCGGATGTTGCAAATTTATATGCATTTAAATGGATAGAAAGCATTTATCGTGGTTATTTGACTAAAGCAAGTGATCCAAAATTTCAAACTAGACCTATTTTCATATCTCGCGCAGGTGCTCCTGGCATGCAACGCTTTGGAGCAGGAATGTGGTCAGGCGACATTGGCGCAAATTTAGGAGCAATAAAAGCACATATTAATAATCAAATGAATGTTTCTTTAAGCGGCATTGATTTTTATTCAGCAGATACAGGCGGATTCCACAGAAATGCTTTTGACGGAAATGATATACAAAAATTATACACAATGTGGTTTGCAAATGCTGCTCACTTTGATTTTCCTATTAGACCACATACTTGGATGGGTGAAACAGATAATTCAGAAACAACTCCTTCTTTAATTGGTGATTTTAATTCTAATAAAGAAAACTTACTTCAAAGATATTCCTTGTCACCTTACTATTATTCACTTTTTTACCGTGCTTATTTGTACGGAGAAGCTGTTATTCCACCTTTAGTATCTGAATTTCAAGATGATTTAATGGCCAGAGCAAACAGCAGTGAAAAATTGATTGGAAAATTTTTACTTGCTAGTTCTGTTTATCAATATAATGACCCTATTAGAAAAGATATTTATTTACCTGCTGGGCGTTGGCTAAATTATCATACACTCGATGAAGTTACAGCAACAGGTAAGACATTTCTTAATTTCCCAACATATATCGATAGTAAATTTAAAGTTCCTTTATTTATCCGAGAAGGAGCTATCATTCCACAAATGCTAGTTGATGATAAAACTTTAAATATTTCTGGATTAAGAAAAGATTTTTCGCAGAATAATGATTTAATTTTAAAAATATTTCCAAGTGAAAATCCAACAAGTTTTGTGCTTTATGAAGACGATGGCGAATCAATTGATTATAAATCCTCAAAGTTTTCACAAACAGTAATTTCACAGAAAAAAAATTCAAATTTAACTAGTATTGTTATTAATCCAACCAAAGGAAGCTATAATGGATTTGTTGCAAATAGAAATATTAGTATTGAACTAGCACTTCCTAGCGAGGAAATAAATTCTGTTTTCTTCGCGAATAATAAAGTACCAGTATGTACTAATAATAAAAACAATTGTTGGATAAAGTCTTCTAGAAATTCATATTCAATATATTTAAGTAACATAACTAAAAATAATAAAACTGAATTAACTGTTTCAAGTAGTAAAATAAATGAAAAATATACTCAATATAGTTTTTCATGTTTAAATGCCCAAACAAATATTGGTGAATCAATTTATATTGTTGGGAATATTCCAGAACTTGGAAATTGGAACATTGAAAACGCTATCAAGTTAAATCCGGTTGATTACCCTAATTGGAATGTTTATCTTCCAAATATCCCCTCAAATACAAAAAATATTGAATGGAAATGTGTAAAAAAGAAAGATAATAAAATATTACAATGGCAACAAGGAACAAATAACTCATTTCAATCAACTGATAAGGGCTACGGTGGAAGTTTAACGGCTAATTTTTAA
- a CDS encoding beta-ketoacyl-ACP synthase III codes for MAKYFKTVMTHFSRYLPPGRVTNNDLSKLMDTNDAWITERSGIKERRFVEEPIATSDLAIEAVKKVLAESNLKPADFDYIIASTLSPDYYFPGIAPIVQHKLGFPTIPAIDIRVQCSAFVYSTQLADAMLKSGQYKRILLVFSDVQSKLLDLTTNGRNVAVLFGDGAAAVICEAKECTQEEIPQASNQSSGVIDTILGSDGVGAEMLLLRTPGTATRGFLSPETYENGDWHPKMDGRVVFKHAVNRMCEVAETLMARNKISANDIACLIPHQANLRISEMVREKMNLSQDKVFNNIHKYGNTTSATIPICINEALEEGRIKKGDLVLTVAFGAGFTWGGSLIRL; via the coding sequence ATGGCAAAATATTTTAAGACAGTGATGACCCATTTTTCTCGTTATCTTCCTCCCGGAAGAGTGACGAATAACGATTTAAGTAAATTAATGGATACAAATGATGCTTGGATAACAGAAAGATCTGGAATTAAAGAGCGCAGATTCGTAGAGGAACCGATAGCGACTTCTGATCTTGCAATAGAAGCTGTTAAAAAAGTATTAGCTGAATCTAATTTAAAACCTGCTGATTTCGATTATATTATAGCTTCAACGTTATCACCAGACTATTATTTTCCAGGTATTGCTCCTATCGTACAACATAAATTAGGATTTCCAACTATTCCTGCAATTGATATTCGAGTCCAATGCAGTGCCTTTGTTTATTCCACACAACTTGCTGATGCCATGCTAAAAAGCGGTCAGTATAAAAGGATACTCTTAGTTTTTTCAGACGTACAAAGTAAATTGCTTGATTTAACCACCAATGGAAGAAATGTCGCTGTCCTTTTTGGTGATGGAGCTGCGGCGGTCATTTGTGAAGCAAAAGAATGTACACAAGAAGAAATTCCTCAGGCTTCTAACCAATCTTCAGGTGTGATTGATACTATATTAGGAAGTGATGGAGTCGGAGCTGAAATGCTTTTATTGAGAACTCCTGGTACAGCCACCCGAGGATTTTTAAGTCCTGAAACCTATGAAAATGGCGATTGGCATCCTAAAATGGATGGAAGGGTAGTCTTCAAACATGCTGTAAATAGAATGTGCGAAGTAGCTGAAACTTTAATGGCAAGAAATAAAATTTCTGCAAATGATATTGCTTGCCTCATCCCGCATCAAGCCAATCTGAGAATTAGTGAAATGGTGCGTGAAAAAATGAATTTATCACAAGATAAAGTGTTTAATAATATACACAAGTATGGAAACACAACATCTGCAACAATTCCTATTTGTATTAATGAAGCTTTAGAAGAAGGTAGAATTAAAAAAGGTGATCTCGTACTTACTGTTGCGTTTGGTGCAGGATTTACTTGGGGCGGAAGTCTTATTCGCCTTTAA
- a CDS encoding AAA family ATPase, producing the protein MLKQLYIQNLAIAENIVVNFKNSLNVITGETGAGKSLLVDAMSLLRGARVDTYLIRTGEESALITGIFSPQKNKFTIFNLLEEYGIPVYSDDPEEIILKRYIQRNGKHKSTVNETIVSTKVLQHIAAELIDISSQFENQKLLDTESHTYYLDEIANNIEIYKNYITTYLLAHEKIKIIKSLMHEQNLLKREKNLYEFELSQIKESNINATEFKELEEVIAIGKKSAIIKKNCHEIISNLSQNDPSCMDILKISKKTIEKMYRHSGNNEFANYLEQIDSIIFLVEEFSHKLEITSEKYTVEESNLHQAIQRMDTYNKILQKFGPTIEDALIYKNKCEEFLSKTLTIDLEIEAEILQCEETIKKCLYLSEQLSKNRKNKLSLLTQSIEKELSELGMEKSKFICELKENNKINDFQELFNFIEKPIFREAITKFQQLSKFGKEKAQFLLSTNVGIEAQPIDKVASGGELSRIMLAIKNILFGNNSMSVFVFDEIDTGISGNIAAKVGKKLLEFCRGNNENMSRQAICITHLPQVACFAQNHFVVIKEFTSNRTSTKIFEASEEEKLKEIAILLSGEEVSAESIAQAKVLVQEAHKNIN; encoded by the coding sequence ATGTTAAAGCAGTTATATATTCAAAATTTAGCCATTGCTGAAAATATTGTGGTCAACTTTAAAAATAGCTTGAATGTCATTACTGGTGAAACAGGTGCGGGAAAATCCTTACTTGTCGATGCGATGAGCCTTTTAAGAGGGGCTAGAGTTGATACCTATCTTATTCGAACAGGTGAAGAAAGTGCTTTGATTACAGGTATTTTTTCGCCACAAAAAAATAAATTCACAATATTTAATTTGCTTGAAGAGTATGGAATCCCTGTTTATTCAGATGATCCTGAAGAAATTATTCTCAAAAGATACATCCAACGCAATGGCAAACACAAATCAACTGTGAATGAAACAATTGTAAGTACAAAAGTTTTACAACACATTGCGGCCGAACTTATTGACATTAGTAGCCAATTTGAAAATCAAAAACTTCTTGATACGGAGTCGCATACCTATTATTTAGATGAAATTGCTAATAATATTGAAATATATAAAAACTATATTACGACTTACCTTCTTGCCCATGAAAAAATTAAGATAATTAAATCCCTAATGCATGAACAAAATCTTTTAAAGAGAGAAAAAAATTTATATGAATTTGAATTATCGCAAATAAAGGAATCAAATATTAATGCTACTGAATTTAAAGAACTTGAAGAAGTCATTGCTATAGGAAAAAAATCAGCAATAATTAAAAAGAATTGCCATGAAATTATCTCAAATTTAAGTCAAAATGACCCAAGCTGTATGGATATTTTAAAAATATCTAAAAAAACAATTGAAAAAATGTATAGACATAGCGGAAATAACGAATTTGCAAATTATTTAGAACAAATTGATTCAATTATTTTCTTAGTAGAAGAGTTTTCTCATAAGCTAGAAATAACTTCAGAAAAGTATACTGTAGAAGAAAGTAATTTACATCAAGCAATTCAAAGAATGGATACTTACAATAAAATACTGCAAAAATTTGGACCAACCATTGAAGATGCTTTAATATATAAAAATAAATGTGAAGAATTTCTTAGTAAAACTTTAACAATTGATTTAGAAATTGAAGCAGAAATACTCCAATGTGAAGAAACAATAAAAAAATGCTTATATTTATCAGAACAATTATCAAAAAACAGAAAAAATAAATTATCTTTACTTACTCAATCTATTGAAAAAGAATTAAGTGAATTAGGCATGGAAAAATCAAAATTTATTTGTGAATTAAAAGAAAACAATAAAATAAATGACTTTCAAGAATTATTTAATTTTATTGAAAAACCAATTTTTAGAGAAGCTATTACTAAATTTCAACAGCTCTCTAAATTTGGGAAGGAAAAAGCGCAATTTCTTCTATCAACCAATGTTGGAATAGAAGCACAACCAATAGATAAGGTAGCAAGTGGCGGGGAACTTTCACGAATAATGCTAGCCATTAAAAATATTTTATTTGGTAACAATTCAATGAGCGTATTTGTTTTTGACGAAATTGATACAGGAATCAGTGGAAATATTGCCGCAAAAGTTGGAAAAAAATTACTCGAATTTTGCCGTGGTAACAATGAAAACATGAGTAGACAAGCTATCTGCATAACACACTTGCCACAAGTTGCATGTTTTGCCCAAAATCATTTTGTTGTGATAAAAGAATTTACAAGTAACAGAACATCTACAAAAATATTTGAAGCGAGTGAAGAAGAAAAATTAAAAGAAATTGCTATTCTTCTGTCTGGTGAAGAAGTAAGTGCTGAAAGTATTGCCCAAGCAAAAGTTCTTGTCCAAGAAGCACACAAAAATATTAATTAA
- a CDS encoding DUF262 domain-containing protein translates to MSKVNLDALIPREDFKNDNSYDEISFKKNDFSISDLESYTALYLRKPDFQRETNEWDKEKIADFIESFLNGDLIPAIILWKAKNGLLFVIDGSHRLSALLGWVRNDYGDGEISKKFYNQIPEEQISIAEDTKKHIRKKIGLYSDYKLALTNPDKVDEKIRQKHRNLASIGLQLQWVSGDHQKAEHSFININQKGSPIDATELRLIKGRYLANCITSRAIIKSGEGHKYWSNFDKKNQDKIQDTAKEIHDILFLPKLETPIKTLDIPIGGQTFKSQTLPLVFDCVNIINDTSSKDILKNNKDDGKNDKDGTETIKFLEKTLKIMRRINSDHASSLGLHPAVYFYSQHGRHKPVSLYAIIALIKEFEADPKKYHQFTKIRDKFEDFIIKNDDLISQITRKKRGGREAYNDIKDLFLEIIKLTEVNSENIFNDIIKIKKFNYLKSDNQQSTLLTSSETKSNVFLSRALDGCIKCSICNGYLHKNSITMDHILRKREGGSNNVKNLQPAHPYCNTTFKQ, encoded by the coding sequence ATGAGTAAGGTAAATTTAGATGCTTTAATACCAAGAGAAGATTTTAAAAACGATAATAGTTATGACGAGATTAGTTTTAAAAAAAATGATTTCTCTATATCTGACCTTGAAAGTTATACTGCGCTTTATTTAAGAAAACCAGATTTTCAAAGAGAAACAAATGAATGGGATAAAGAAAAAATTGCCGATTTTATAGAAAGTTTTTTAAATGGAGATTTAATTCCAGCTATTATTTTATGGAAAGCAAAAAATGGTTTGTTATTTGTTATTGATGGTTCTCACAGACTAAGTGCATTACTCGGATGGGTAAGAAATGATTACGGTGATGGGGAGATATCTAAGAAGTTCTATAATCAAATACCAGAAGAACAGATTAGTATAGCAGAGGATACTAAAAAACACATTAGAAAAAAAATTGGATTATATAGTGATTATAAACTTGCATTAACAAATCCAGATAAAGTAGATGAAAAAATACGCCAAAAACATAGAAATCTTGCGTCTATAGGATTGCAGTTACAATGGGTGAGTGGAGATCATCAAAAAGCAGAGCATTCTTTTATTAACATTAATCAAAAGGGTTCACCTATTGACGCAACAGAATTAAGATTAATCAAAGGGAGATATTTAGCAAATTGTATAACATCAAGAGCAATAATTAAAAGCGGAGAAGGACATAAGTATTGGTCAAATTTTGATAAAAAAAATCAAGATAAAATTCAAGATACTGCAAAGGAAATACATGATATTTTATTTTTACCGAAACTTGAAACACCAATAAAAACTTTAGATATACCAATAGGAGGCCAAACATTCAAATCACAAACTTTGCCATTAGTCTTTGATTGCGTTAATATCATTAATGATACTAGCAGTAAAGATATATTAAAAAATAACAAAGATGATGGCAAAAATGACAAAGATGGTACAGAAACTATTAAATTTTTAGAAAAAACTTTAAAAATTATGAGACGTATCAATAGTGATCATGCTTCATCTCTGGGATTGCATCCTGCTGTATATTTTTATTCTCAACATGGTAGGCATAAACCTGTTTCTTTATATGCAATAATCGCATTAATTAAAGAATTTGAAGCAGATCCTAAAAAATATCATCAATTTACAAAAATAAGAGATAAATTTGAAGATTTTATTATAAAAAATGATGATTTAATATCACAAATTACAAGAAAAAAACGTGGCGGTCGAGAGGCATATAACGATATTAAAGACTTATTTTTAGAAATTATTAAGTTAACTGAAGTAAATAGTGAGAATATTTTTAACGATATAATTAAAATTAAAAAGTTTAATTATTTAAAATCAGATAATCAACAAAGTACTCTACTTACATCAAGTGAAACTAAGTCTAATGTGTTTCTATCAAGAGCTCTTGACGGTTGTATTAAATGCTCTATATGCAATGGTTACTTGCATAAAAACTCAATTACCATGGATCATATATTAAGAAAGAGAGAAGGAGGAAGTAATAATGTTAAAAATTTGCAACCTGCTCATCCTTATTGTAACACTACTTTTAAACAATAA
- a CDS encoding AAA family ATPase: MNQTDNFILTKEYKRFVEFCKACHREKFIGLCYGPPGVGKTESAMKFSKWKEILVDIEGVSSSYDYETHISYDDLNTVLFTPDVSSTVNKFESKLRESIFNFNEAKERFIYGKNETPVKLKQYVETIIIDEADRLNAKGFEEIRDLYDRKFRKSPQDPQLTVILIGMPGIEKRLARFPQLYSRIGFVHSFKSLSNEEVIFIIKNQIKLLNVNIDINNFSDNEAISALTRITNGNFRLINRLLKQCIRIMDVNHLSSISKEVVEAARECLVIGNF; encoded by the coding sequence ATGAATCAGACTGATAATTTTATTTTAACAAAAGAATATAAAAGATTTGTTGAATTCTGTAAGGCTTGCCATAGAGAAAAATTTATTGGCTTATGTTATGGCCCACCTGGAGTAGGTAAAACAGAATCTGCTATGAAATTTTCAAAATGGAAGGAAATTCTTGTTGATATTGAAGGAGTTTCATCATCATATGATTATGAAACACATATATCATATGATGATCTTAATACAGTATTATTTACTCCAGACGTATCATCAACAGTAAATAAATTTGAATCTAAATTAAGAGAATCAATATTTAATTTTAATGAGGCAAAAGAACGTTTTATTTATGGAAAAAATGAAACACCAGTAAAATTGAAACAATATGTTGAAACAATAATAATCGATGAAGCTGATAGACTTAATGCAAAAGGTTTTGAAGAAATTAGAGATTTATATGATAGAAAATTCCGTAAATCTCCACAGGATCCTCAACTCACTGTTATTTTAATAGGAATGCCAGGAATTGAGAAAAGGCTTGCGCGTTTTCCACAGTTATATTCAAGAATAGGATTTGTTCACTCATTTAAATCTTTGAGTAATGAAGAGGTTATTTTTATTATAAAAAATCAAATTAAATTACTTAACGTAAATATTGATATAAATAATTTCTCTGATAATGAGGCTATTTCTGCTTTAACTCGAATAACAAATGGAAACTTCAGATTAATTAATCGACTTTTAAAACAATGCATACGAATTATGGATGTCAATCATCTCTCTTCTATTTCTAAAGAAGTAGTAGAAGCAGCTAGAGAATGCTTGGTCATTGGAAATTTTTAA
- a CDS encoding Mu transposase C-terminal domain-containing protein yields MKKEKKDLENKFLTSLPESSQSEIIRRYRIIEPFLKKIKKLKVICSEEKVSFRTLQSWISKYRKNGLIGLSRTKRSDEGKNRVYNEELQIIIEGIHLRNSHLSKASIYRKIEEFSKSKNMKCPSYKTICNIVTNIPKDLKTLAHEGTKAYKDKFDLLYIRESSLPNEIWQADHMLLDILLTCDGNKKINKPWLTIIIDDYSRGICGYELSFMAPSSKKTSLALRQGIWKKKESNWSICGIPSTLYTDHGSDFTSQHIEQVCIDLKIELIFSNVGMPRGRGKIERFFRTLNQLLISELDGFTGSKSPKAKLNLAELEILIHKFILKYNQSELDTINNDTPQNRWEKNGFLPRLPESIEQLDLLLFTSIRPRKIGRDGIKFQGLRYLDPILADYIGEDIIIRFDQNDLTSIRVFYNNTYLCQPVCVDLEKEAVSLKEIQSARNSKRLYLQNEIKNKLSLVDAILNSKQKITSIEINPKKTEKRIKLKLYESD; encoded by the coding sequence ATGAAAAAAGAAAAAAAAGATTTAGAAAACAAGTTTCTTACATCACTTCCAGAATCTTCTCAATCTGAAATTATTCGTCGTTATAGAATTATTGAACCTTTTTTAAAAAAAATAAAGAAACTCAAAGTAATTTGTTCAGAAGAAAAAGTTTCTTTTAGAACTTTACAAAGTTGGATAAGTAAATATCGCAAAAATGGATTAATAGGTTTATCTCGAACTAAACGAAGTGATGAAGGTAAAAATAGAGTTTATAATGAAGAATTGCAAATAATTATAGAAGGAATTCATCTAAGAAACTCACATTTAAGTAAAGCTAGTATTTATAGAAAAATAGAAGAATTTTCAAAATCAAAAAATATGAAATGTCCAAGCTATAAAACAATTTGTAATATTGTAACGAATATACCTAAAGACTTAAAAACTTTGGCACATGAAGGAACAAAAGCATATAAAGATAAATTTGATTTATTATATATCCGTGAATCAAGCTTACCCAATGAAATTTGGCAAGCAGATCATATGCTATTAGATATTTTATTAACTTGTGATGGGAATAAAAAAATCAATAAGCCTTGGTTAACAATTATTATTGATGATTATAGTCGAGGTATTTGCGGATATGAACTTTCTTTTATGGCTCCCTCATCAAAAAAAACATCATTGGCACTAAGGCAAGGTATATGGAAGAAAAAAGAATCTAATTGGTCAATCTGTGGCATACCTTCTACACTTTATACAGATCATGGATCAGATTTTACTTCACAACATATTGAACAGGTTTGTATTGATTTAAAGATTGAACTTATTTTTTCAAATGTAGGAATGCCTAGAGGAAGAGGAAAGATTGAACGTTTTTTTAGAACCTTGAATCAATTATTAATTTCTGAATTAGATGGATTTACTGGTTCTAAATCACCAAAGGCAAAATTAAATTTAGCTGAATTAGAGATTTTAATACATAAATTCATTCTAAAATATAATCAAAGTGAATTAGATACTATAAATAATGATACTCCACAAAATAGATGGGAAAAAAATGGGTTTTTACCTCGACTTCCTGAATCAATAGAACAATTAGATTTGCTTCTTTTTACTTCAATAAGGCCTCGTAAAATTGGAAGAGATGGTATTAAATTTCAAGGATTGCGATATTTAGATCCTATACTTGCAGATTATATTGGTGAAGATATTATTATTCGATTTGACCAGAATGATTTAACAAGTATAAGAGTGTTTTACAACAATACATATTTATGTCAACCAGTGTGTGTGGATCTAGAGAAAGAAGCTGTAAGTTTAAAGGAAATTCAAAGCGCAAGAAACTCGAAAAGATTATATTTACAAAATGAAATAAAAAATAAATTATCACTAGTAGATGCTATACTGAATTCAAAACAAAAGATAACTAGTATAGAAATTAATCCGAAAAAAACTGAAAAGAGGATAAAACTAAAGCTTTATGAATCAGACTGA
- a CDS encoding recombinase family protein, protein MLIGYARVSTQEQNLDLQQQTLQNSGCNKIFVDKASGSRSARPGLEKSMEQLREGDTFVVWKLDRLGRNIKDLIDFVKELEIKKIQFKSLTDNIDTSTPSGRFFFHTMAALAQMERELIVERTKAGLKAAKERGRIGGRKRRMTANKLESAKKLLFSGTPPKDVAASLGISIPTLYRWLPASSRIENTSIFSENNL, encoded by the coding sequence ATGCTTATCGGATATGCAAGAGTTTCAACTCAAGAACAAAATTTAGATTTACAGCAACAAACTTTACAAAATTCTGGTTGTAATAAAATTTTTGTTGATAAAGCAAGCGGAAGTAGATCTGCTCGACCTGGTTTGGAGAAATCTATGGAACAGCTTAGGGAAGGAGATACTTTTGTTGTTTGGAAATTAGATCGCCTTGGAAGAAATATCAAAGACCTGATCGATTTTGTAAAGGAACTTGAAATAAAGAAAATTCAATTTAAAAGCCTTACTGATAATATCGACACATCTACTCCTTCTGGGCGATTTTTTTTTCATACAATGGCTGCTCTTGCACAGATGGAAAGAGAACTTATCGTAGAACGAACTAAAGCAGGTTTAAAAGCAGCAAAGGAACGTGGTAGAATAGGTGGCAGAAAAAGAAGAATGACTGCAAATAAACTTGAATCTGCTAAAAAATTACTTTTTAGTGGCACTCCACCAAAAGACGTTGCTGCTAGTCTTGGTATTTCAATACCTACACTTTATCGTTGGTTACCAGCAAGTTCTCGTATCGAAAATACATCAATATTTTCTGAAAACAATTTATGA